TAGGAATTTGACAGGTCTGCTTAGACCGCAGTGGCAGGGAGCTGATCAGTAGGTAAAGCAGAGAAGTGCAGACTACCCATAAATCAGAAATAGAGGAAGATTTAATAACATGCTTGGTTAATATTTACAAACATTGAAAATTTTGTTAGCTatgtaaataaaacacagaaataagagACGGGGCTGCAATAGCCGAGCAAAGCCAAAATATACCAGGTTAGAGTATTTGTTGTGAGCTGGCATATGCCTGGAGAATGGAATGGAGACACACTATATAAatggaaagaataaataaataaatattgacATTATTCTACACCTGTTTAGCCTCTGGAGACCAGTGATTTGTGGGACCATATGTTGGACAAAATGAGACTGTTCATTGATAATTGTAAATGTGGTGACCCCTTGCAAACtggatattaaaaatattaagtaaaTGGCACATTTTAATTATACAGTAAAGAGGCTGATCTCCACCATTAAAAGACTGCAGCTGTCAGGAAGAATTGATCATATGACAGAAGGTAACATTTATTTGATAGCAGACCTTGGTAAATGACATCCCAAACAATATTTAGATTCTCAGACAAACAAATTCAGTTCAGACTTGAGTTTAACCGCGAGGCAccagtttctttctctttcagctgAGACAATTTTTATCTGTTCCCCATATCCTATAgggcttgtttgcttttttgctttgttttaatcagTTTCGaagtatttaaatttaaaatgaagtaTTATTACATGAGAAATTGTAAACGACAGAATTCGGAATTGGAAGTCTACACATTTGTTATTCTTTTTGCCAAAGGTATCGAGTAAGTTGCATAATTGCCAGAGTATGATATCATCTTTATCAACATAAACAGAGCTTTCTATCATCTTTGAAAGTGCCGTTGGTGAACAACTGAACATAAAGACCCCAAAAAAGAGCATCCCAGAAGGAGCTGAGAGCATCCACAATGCCTTACAAAGTTGCATAAGGAAATGAAGTAGACACATAGCAAGTAGTCATCAGCAAAAATGCCAAAAACACTCTCATATATGTGCTTCTACATctgaggcagaggagagaaacTGCAGACAGTTTTTGTAGCGTCCTTCCTGCTTGTTGTGATCTGACCTTAAGACAAATGTGTGATGGTAAAGCAGCAGTCCGTGTAGATTGATTCTTCTCATTGACCCAGAGAAACCCTTCTATACACAGGGTTTGATGCTTTCCCCCTCCACTTCTGATTTTGTGAAGCGCAAGGAGTGTCTCACATTGTGCCAATCCTATGGTGAGGCACTTGCAAAGTCTGAAGGTTGGGGCATGTGAAATATGGAGCTGGAAGAAAGCATGCAGCTATTCCATTGGAAGCGAAGGGGAGTGTAGGCCCATAGAATacctcttccttcccctccttgctAACATCCAGCACCTGCAGGTCAAAgcatgcaaaatattttcaggatcACAAAAGAAGGCTGAAACAAATGTGCTGGCACACATCACATGTATGCACTATTAATCCCAACAGAAAGGTAGTTTCAGATAAGTTTTAGATTGTATTGGTGCTCTAGTGATCCACTGGCTGTCTTTatcaaccaaaccaaaacctgaGTGCTCAGGCACTCAGCAGCAAACAGTGACACTGGATCCTGCTTTCTGGCAGCAGAATGTGCAGCCATGCAAGTGGATTACTCTGCACAGAAGGGCTCCTGCTGGCACAGACCAGAAATGATTTGTCAGCTTTGGTGCTATATAAGGACTGCAGTTCTATAGAAGATAGAAATGCCAAATAAATTACTGACTTAAAGAAAGTAAAGGTATATGGGAAAAgcggattttttttcttccaaaggaGAAAACAACCTCAGTTTTCCTCAATTTGAACATAAAAGGGCTAGTTATGCTGGTTAAAGCCAGGCActctgccagcagctgagaaggggcagcacacacagctctgccaaaTCACTCATTATACGGCTTTTCCCTTTGATGTGGGAATTGTCAGGCAGGCTGCCAGTTCACAACTAGTTTGGGGATGTGGACAAATGTCCGTTTAAGACAGCAAGATCCCAGGATCATTTTTACTTGTCACTAAGCCGCATTTAAACCCAGGTGCAATGCTGTAAAGTACCTGTTGATTATAAATGAGCCCGTAGGTGGAGTACAGCCACCACCTCTGTACTGCACTATTACTCCACCTAAAGCACTGTACGTCAGCTAGTGTTAGCAAAGCCAGTCTGAATGACTTTTTCCAACAAATTGTTAGGTATAGTATCCAAAAACttagtaaaacacaattatACTACGACCAGAACATGTTTTTAACTGTTTATCTTGCATGATCTACCCTTTACGAACTCATTAGAAGACCAGCAGCTCGGCATCCTAAAGTATTCCTTTCTTATGCTAAGCCTTACTTGTAGTCTTATGGGGACAGTTTGGAGGGGAAATCCTAAACCCCCAAAAGTTGGAAGCTAATGAAAATGTTCTTTATCAGCAAAAGGGCAGAAACTGAGATGTAAAACAAGAGTTTCTGTCTGTAACTGCCCAGCTGGTCACAAAGCGATGGCTGTGATGCAGAACTGCTTCACTCAGGAACATGCAGAAAGATAAGAATTCCTAACTTCTGTACAGGAATACCAGAAAGTCATGGATCTGTAGGTGAGCTGCTCTTATACAAGATGAGAGAGCAGAAGAGTTTGTTGGACAACCTGTTGCCTACAGCAGGGATCAAAAACCTTCCACTGAAGCTTTAAAGCAGTCAGTCCTAGGGCAGGCTGCAGGCTGACTGAACGTGGTCAATGAACAACTCGTTAACTCTGGCTGCCCTTCAGAAACAtgacttggaaagaaaaaaatataaatcacaaGATGGGCTGAAAAATTCTCAGCCCATGCCCTGTCATCCATTTCTGCaaccctttttcttttgaaccTGATTGTGTAAGCTGTGACTACATACACATTATTTTATCCAAACCTTGCCAAAGGAAAGACAACTCAACCCTGGTTTACTGGAATATCTCAGAGGAATTGCATCTTTGGCTCATCTGGAAGTATTTTTAATATCCACAGTATTTCCTCTCCATGTTTATGTAGGTTCAGTGGCTGCATAAGAAATATCCTTAATCTCTCCACTTcacatatattttccttttttaataacCTCTGTGCAAAACTTATCCTTGTGACATTATTGgaaaagactttaaaaagaaGCATAAATCACTCACCTGGATACATGCCAAAGGCTCATTTGTCCAAATCGAATAGCCACCAACTAAATATATTCTACCATTGTGGACAGCAACTCCAGATTCATTTTGACCTAAAGCAAGGAAGGAAATAGAAACCACTTTCAGTGTTTAATTAACCCTTTGAACACCAAATGTTGGAGTTCTGTAGTAGGATGCAAATGCACCTGGCAGTAACTTGACTGTTTCAGAATTCACATCATGTTGGAGCGAAGGTGAAGCGTGAGGGCTGTTCCTTGCACTACACAGGAGCCCCGTACAGTGCTGCCCAGAGATGTCCCAGATGAGCAATAATGTGGCAGTGCAGGGACCATCTACTCCTTTCTCAATGGCACTGGTTTGCATACACGTGCTTCACGGCCTCTACCTGCCTCGCAGTTACCATCAGACATGAACATCCAAACAGACACAGAGGCTGAGAGTGACGAAGGCCCCTCATGTGCTGCCCACACCTGTTCACCCTCACCGTTCCTCCAGGTACAAGTGAAAATGGCAGAAGCTGCTGCTCAAGTTCATCCCCATAGCAACGGTCTCCTGAACAAGTTTGGGAGTTCTGACGGATAAATACAGCCTAAGAAAAATCTGCACTACACAGCGCAACAGGCACATTTACTGCCAGTTgcacagacagaaagaaaggcTTAGATGCCTTCTCAAGGTGCAGGTTGTGGAAACAACCTTGCAGGCTAAGGAGAGGCAGCTATCTGTAGCAGGACAGGGGTCAGCTCCAGAATGAGGGTACCTGTGGTGCCAGGGTTTTGCACTTGCAAATCAGATGACATCCTTCTCAAAGGCTGTCAGTTCCTCcagataataaaataattaactagtgagcaaaagagagatgaaaaaCTGGTTCTATTTGACAGTGTGTAACTCCTTTTTAATCTGTGCCTCTCAGTGTTCATCAAGAACTCTATAATGGCCTGACTTGGAAACCAAGCAACCCTTTTTCAGATCTCAGAAATTAAGAAACCCTGTGCAATATCTTAAAAGAACAAAGTTGCCACTAGAGCAGTTTTAAACCCACCAGGCAGAAAATGGCTTAAGGTGACTGCTTTATTTGTCAGACATTCATCTCTCTGACACAGCGTTTCTAGTTACCTTGAGCTTCTAAGTTAGGCTCCTACAGCCTTTGTATCCTTTTCAGTGGTAGATCTCAGAAATTATCGCAATGCCAAATAAAAAAGGTTGAAAAGTGAGGTAGGCTCAGTTGTAGGACTCCTATAGCAGTCTGAGCTGAAACTTTTTGGCAGCCAGTAGTTCCTAATTGAGCTTCAAGTTTGCTGCACAAGAGAATGGCCACAACATTAATGCTGTGCTATCCTGGAAATCCAACCTTTTGTGCAAAGCTGCTGTTGGTGCTACTCTAAGAATGTGTCACGTGCCTGTCTTGTAGcctggccagcaggtcgagggaggtgattctgcccctttactccactctggtgagactccacctggagtgctgcatccagctctgaagacctcagcacaggaaggacaactcactgttggagtgagtccgGAGATGGCCataaagatgatcagagggatggaacacctctcctacaaGGTaaggctgctcagcctggaaaagagaaggcttcagggtgacctatttgtggccttccagtgcctgaagggagcctacaagaaagctggagagggctttttacaagggcatatagtgacagaacaagaggaatagattcaaactgaaagagagtaggttgatgccccatccctggcagtgttcaaggccaggttggatggggtctgagcaacttggtctagtgggtggtgtccctgcccatggcaggagagtTGGAAATAaacgatctttaaggtcccttccaacccaaaccattttatgattctatgaatgaaTTGTATGACTTTATGAATCCCCAGGGATTCAAGGGGGTAGTACATCTGGGAATTGTATCAGGTGGAGATGAACTCTGGTGGACTGGATGGCATGAACAGTGAGTTGCAGTGCTTTGCAAGTTCTGACTGTAACAGTTCTTCCTAGTGAAAGTCAAGAGGAACTTTGCAGATACTCCAGCTAACTAACTCATTCCTGACGACAGAATTCAAACAAGGACACCTCCTTTTGGGTATTTGATTAAGAAGATACTGTTTAGAAGAAAGTGAGGGTTAATGAATTTGAGTGAAATCTTTGCCCTATAATTCCAGCAGAAAGTACTACAAAATTATGTTATTATGGTAGAGATGCATCAGTCTCTTGTACATTCAGGGAGCTAAATCTATGACTGCAGGCAAGCTTCTGGAGAATGAAAAAACAGTAGTGGTAATATTatgacaaattattttttactgcttcattaaattaaatttatgtgcactttcttaaaaatttagTGTACAATGTGCTAACACAAAGGTTTTGTAGACCACTCAGTGCCAGAACTGTAATCCAAAATGTCTTGTTGGCTGACGATGGTCCATAAATCAGAAGCAATGGTAGCAAAGTCATGTAGTTCCAAATTCTAAAGGTGTCTAAAGAGAAAAGAACTGATGTTTCTCTTCAACAGCAGCAAGTTCCCCTTTTGGTGTGCAATACTCACCTGTCAACATGTTGAAGTTGCAACGCGTCCACTGGTCAGCATCTATGCTGTAGGAGTCTATGTGCCGGACCAGGATCCGATCATTGTTGTAGTCAAGATCATTCCCACCTAACACATAAAGTTTCCTTTGGACAGCTGCCATGGAGTGATACACTCTCCTCTGCAACATTGGGCTACGGCTTAACCACTTAttctggaaagagaaagagagaactTGTCTCAGCACTGCTCAGACACCTGTATTAGTAGTATAATAAACAGTAGCACATTACTGATGTTCTTCTTACCCTTGGTCAGGAATCACAAATGCATATATTTGTGTTGTTCACATTAGACATGTGTGTTGGTTATAACACTGACTAGATGTACTGGACTTTCAACATGTGGTTTACAGTTCTCACATTTAAATTCATTAATTTAATAGTATTTCTTGCTCTGTATTATTTCTGTCTAGATCATCAGgtttcaaaagtattttttttcctttataactCAGTAGCAAATGCTACTTAAGCCAGACTATTAGATGCCTGCTTTGTATACAGCGCTACAATTATCTGTACCAATGAGCTCTGTTATGAGACGAGAGATTCTTCTACGTTTCTTTATTCAGAAGCTTATTTGATCTTATCCTTGGAGAATGAAGcaacaaggaaaaataatttcctaagAATCTTCTCAAATGATTAATGTATTTGGTTTAATGTTAACCCTTTATTTCTGGAAACTTACAAAGTAACATCCTTTTGCATATTCTTCTTACTCATTAACAATATTCAAGAATTCTACCTGTTATGGGGAGAGGTGAGAAGACATGGAAGATAAGGGATTAAAGCACAGTATTTAaacctaagaaaaaaattgctcctGCTACGCTTACCAAATCCAACAACCTGGCAACAGATGAGATTAATTTAAGTGGAGGAAGTTAAAATCTGTGAGGAAATTCTTTGTGATACATGTGCTACCACTTGTGGTAACTCAAGAGCCTCTAAAACTTCTGCCTTTTAACCTCCACAATATATAGCTACACATTTCAATGTGTACTAGTAGTTGAATATTAGGCATTAATGATTGCATTAGTAGTCCAGTCTCTTAACACCAGACTATAGACACCATCTGCTTTGGAAAGCCTGCCTGCATCCCCTGATTATATCTTTAGCTTCCTCCACTGCAGTGCCTGCCAGGTGAGCCGCAAAGCACTGCAAAGGCAAAGAAACAGAGGGGCCTGGTGGGGTCATTTCTAATAAGCCGATGTGTGAATACTAATCAGTGGTGGGGAAGCAGAGGTCACCCCAGCCGGCTTGTTGGCAGGTAGCTGTGTGCTCTGTGGCAGATGGCAGGCATTATCGACTCGCCACAAAGGCCTCGCGCAGAAGCAAACGCTGGTGCTGAATGATAGAGTTATTGAGATTCTGTGCGAGATGCAAGCAGATGTGATGGTTTCCAGTACCCACCGTAAACAATATGCcagctgaatttttaaaaagagcttgTGTGTACAAACATGAAGCGGACCTCATTTGAAGAATGCAGGCACACAATTCCTCTGTAACTCTTTACATGCCAGGCCGGTTTTCTCACTGTCAACACTGTCAACACAGCACGCTGAAGTAGCCCTGCCACCGGTATTTTGGGGTGCAACTTTCACATCAGCAAGTAAAGAATCTAAGTGTCAGATACACAATAGGGACACAGTATATAAGTATGTGTCCCCCCTCATAAGCAAAATAAGATTGCTGCCTGTAATTACTACTTGGATTTGGGACAATCAGCATTTGTACAATCAATGCATAAAACTGCACCTCGAAAAGAAAGAGGCACGTGTGCCATCGCCTGCTTTCTGCTTCAGGCTATGCTTTAAAAAGTCATGCTATGCTTTAAAAAGTCAGTGGGAACCACATAGAAGCATCTCCTGGCACAATTTGGTTCCAAATACAGCAATCAAAGCCCCTATCCTACAATCAGCAAAGTCAAAATCTTCCACATGGGTGTAAATCAGGCTACGCAACTCTGATTGCAAGCTTAGGACTTTTAATTCCTAATACAAGCAAGAGGGCATAACCATGCCCTAACCCTCTGAAATGGTTACTGAGCCATGCTAACCTAATCAAAACACATACATAATGTATGAAATAATCCCTAAAAGATATTTTAGGTGCTTGGGTAATGAAATGATAGGCACCCTTGCAGGCAGTAGAGTAAGTCACAGCCAGGTAGTACAGTTCTCAAAATATACAGGAAACAAAAAGGCTCATATATGCAATTCAAAGCAGAAATGCCAATGACACGTAGCAGTTTTGGGACACTGACTTTGAGTATATGTCGCCCATGGCTGCTGGATTACAAAAAAAAACGaacaagcaaaataaatagtGACAAATACAGGGGATTTAAAGCACATTTCTGTGTTTAATCTAAGATGGTTCTAATGCCTACAGGCTTAAAAAACATAATAAGTCATCAGGGTCTCCATTACTCTGTTAAATTCACACATCAGTACCCAGTGAATTTAAATACCACTAATTCAAATGGTCAGCGCTTTTAGCCTTACAAATCATTGTACGTATTTGCCAGGAGACCTgtttaaagcaaaacatttgAGAAAAAACATACAACACAGATACCCACCTGCTTAGGATCATAGACCATGAGCCTGTTTTGATACTGTGCAGTGTTTGTTACTCCTCCTACGAAAGAGTTTATACAagttatattttttcatataagCAAAACCAGGACCGAGATCAGatacagcaaaacaaccaattCTAGAGTTCATTTGCTGACATAATTACATTAAGTACCACAACTTCTGCTTACATTCCACTGCACTTTTTAATCTGGTTACAAGGTAATAAGTGGCCCTATTTGTCAAAcatacagaaacacagaatagcAACAATTAACACCCTACACACACTTCCTTTGTAAAGCTAATTCTATGGGCTAAAAACGAGATAAAAACTGATCTGTTTTTAAATGACTGTGCATTCAGCCTTAGTCAAGACACTAAGATAAAACCCATCCCTGTTCCAAGGAGTGTGCAGAGTGTGACAGTttaaaaaggaggaggaggtgggctTGCatcaaagagaagaaagaggtcAGAGAGAAGCTCTGCCTAACCAGGAGCATGATGTGGGATACCAATGCCAGCTGGACAGCATGGAGGAAATGTGTGCAGCTGAGCTCACCTACATATTTGAAAGAAATCCTATATTTAGTTTGTAGATAGAGTATCTCCTGGTTTAGTTGTAGACTTAGTGACAGAAACTGTCACTCCATAGTGACAGAAACTGGTCTACCACTTACTTTCCCATAACAGTcagaaagcaaagtaaaaagCACCTCAGAAAAGTTCAGAATAGAGTCTGACCCAAGTAGATGCTGCAAACCATTTACCTCAACACAGTAAACAGATGTTTAATGCCCAATCATCCTGTTCTCCATTATTTTTAACAGGCAAATCTCATTGAGTAAACATGGAAAACTTCAGTGTCAAGTCCGTAATCTTACCTGTGCAAACATGTTCTTGAGTATGCTCAAACCTCCTGGGAAAACTGTCACTGCAGCACTGCCACAGGTCCCAGTCCCCCTCTCTCACCACCCTGGGCCCATGGGAAGGTGGGACCAGACGTAACACCTGCAAGTTGCACCTCACCTTCATCCTACCAAGAGGTCTGGGCAGAACTAGGGCATGCCACTGGCCACACACCAGTGCGACTCATACTGACAAACGTTTTATATTAGAGTTTTAATGGCACATGTCAATAGTGGACAAAATCCACAGTAATGAGAAGAACGAATTTCATCTGTCATTGCATTTGTTGATGCTTCTCTTCTGTTTCAGCCAGGTCAGCAGCACAGTGATTTTCATTCCTGCTGGCTGAGCTATGGCCAAACTGATGCCTCAAAAGATCCCAGAGGAAAAAATTCCAGGTCAATTTAGTATATAAGATAAGACAAGCAGGTCCTTTAATTAGGCTCTTAGGCCCAGGGAAATACACACGATGCACCTCGTGTCCAGGGAGTTCCACAATTTAAGGTATTATCCCAACCAATCCCAGATTTATCTgctccccagttcctcccagttctGCCCTCGGCACGCCTCTTCGGCAATTGAGTTAGGGGGTTCTGGGACCCCCTCTTCCttatcttcctcttcatcacagcacatccagtccttggagctcctccaaaaCTCTGGGTTTTGAAGGATGCTTTGACTATGATGTATCTTCTTGTTCAAGCCAGGGTgcagatgttcttaaacagaaagaaGGCCTACCTTGAGGGAAGTCTAAACAAGCTACAGGAATTTAGATAGTTAGAAATGAAATGGGGGAATAGGGATGGGtaaatgtgtaaactactgtgctaaagggtgaaCTAActacagctacttctaaaatctacaaaaagctaaaaataaaagaagtccATAGACATCAGTCCCCCTTTTAGAGGTATGACAAGAACTCCATCTTGTCTAACCTTTACCACCTATACTTAACATTATACCAGTAAGATGACTGACACCTACAACACTAATCATACAATAAGCTATTATGCAGCTACTAATTCCTACTACTCATTCCTGCTGGATGAGCTATAGCTACTCCCACTAaggctgctgggtttttttttttcttttatctccaAGCTCCATGCTGGGGAATCCTCATTTTGCCAGTGTCCAGCTGCAGCTAGGGCAGCATTTTGGTTCAGAGCCATATCGTGATTTTGAAGCAACTTCCCCACCTCTCACATGTTCTTTTAGGCTGTATGTTCAGACGGGTGTGCATTGAAGTTAAACCAGAAGCTCTGTTCCAGATTTGCACCAGCTGTGCTTCACTTCTTAATGGTGGCATAAGAGTGTGAAATAATAACTGGTCTTTTGAATAGCTTTGTTCCATCTTAGTACTGGCATTTGGGCCAAAGGACCAGAACAAAGCTAGTCCAAAGCAAAAGATGTGAACATCTACATGGAATAAATATAAAGAACTCGGAACCAAAGTTTAGTGCTGAGCTGCTCCTACTGGGTTGAGCTACTTGCTAACATAGAAGGACCCTCTGATTACTCCAAATAATTTTAGTGAGGCTGAGAATTTGATCAATGGATAGCAGAAACTATGGATGTATCTATTTTAGAGTCCTCTTCAGCTGCAGTAGCAGGGAGAAATAACACTGTTACTTGGGTGCATCTCAGCAAGCACCAACCTGTGCTGGGCCTGACATGGACAATGGCACAAACTCCCAGCTCAGAGACACTTACAGGTTCAGAGAGAGCTAGGATGAGATGCAGCCTTTGCAAACCATTTCCATCACACTGTGCTGCACCCTGCTCAACACAGAACCTGTGATGTGCACACACGAGAACAGGCATTGGAAACCAATGACTGCTCCTGTGTCTAATCTCACAATCTGTTATTTGTCTCTACACTGTTGTGCAGCCTCCACAGTCCTAGTGGCCATCAGCCACACGCACAAACCCATCTTTTCTAATATCTGTTTtgtaatttgattttcttttatatacAGTTATTTTCACTCCCAGCACAATGTTTAAAATGAGATGTCAGAttagcattttgaaaaataaaaatcatagtTATTTGGATGATTACCTCCAGAACGTTAAACTACAGGAGACACATCAGAAACACAATGCTGGGTCATGTATTTCCATTCCAAAAGGACAGCTTCATTTGGGGCGAAAGAtgtgaaggaagaagagaaagaagggtGTTGCTTCCTcgtaaaataataaaataatcaaataagcaaaattatttgcttCTCTTCACAAAGAGCCCCTCACATCAAGTACACAGCTTACATCTTTTCCCCTGCAATATTGCTCCTCTCTGGTGTTTTGTCATTACATTCCCTTCACATATCGCTCTTCACTTTTAGATTAATCTGCCAAAATGAGATGCTAAGGATTTGCATACAGATTTGACTACACAAAAATAGATCTGGAATTAATAACAGTCTCtatatgttttaatttcttctagACTGGAGTACCCTTGCCTCCAGCAGTATTCTTGGCTTTGAAAGTCATCAAGCTGATTTGTCTGCTCTTAGGTTATGATGCCACATGCTGCTACACTGTCCCCTGCAATCAAAGTGCTCACAGAGATAGATTCCATGCCTTCCCCTAACAAGTATATTTTATAGATTGGCAGTTTTGATCTCCCCTCCTCAGGGGGATAATCTGCATCTTAACAGGTTTCTATAGATACATCTGTCATTAAATATGCCATCTTATATCTGCATCAATTTTCAAACTCTAGTTCCTCATAACTTTGAAGTGCTATAGCGaaagtttaaaattttctgCCAAAATTCAGATTTAACAAGTCTGCAATGCCCTCttgaactatttttttaaaaatactccaGGCAGCTGGGAAAGGGCAAAAGAACAGCAATATATGTCTCAAAACATAGGcaaaggaggggagaaaaaaaagtttaaatgatactaaaaataatacata
This DNA window, taken from Pseudopipra pipra isolate bDixPip1 chromosome 3, bDixPip1.hap1, whole genome shotgun sequence, encodes the following:
- the KLHL32 gene encoding kelch-like protein 32 isoform X4 gives rise to the protein MVYDPKQNKWLSRSPMLQRRVYHSMAAVQRKLYVLGGNDLDYNNDRILVRHIDSYSIDADQWTRCNFNMLTGQNESGVAVHNGRIYLVGGYSIWTNEPLACIQVLDVSKEGKEEVFYGPTLPFASNGIAACFLPAPYFTCPNLQTLQVPHHRIGTM